The following coding sequences are from one Streptomyces sp. NBC_01485 window:
- a CDS encoding GntR family transcriptional regulator, whose translation MAKTGDRSRAVPGSALDALHFALDRTSPVPLYYQLAQQLEAAIEHGALAPGNLLGNEIDLSTRLGLSRPTVRQAIQSLVDKGLLVRRRGVGTQVVHSQVKRPLELSSLYDDLEAAGQGPTTHVVRNERVPATADVAAALGIAEGSEVTLLERLRATHGQPVAFLCNYLPPALLDLDTDRLESTGLYRLLRSAGITLHSARQTIGARSATAEEAALLTEREGAALLTMQRTAYDDTGRPVEYGTHIYRASRYAFDFQLLVRP comes from the coding sequence ATGGCGAAGACCGGCGACCGTTCCCGTGCCGTGCCCGGCTCCGCGCTCGACGCGCTGCACTTCGCGCTGGACCGCACCAGCCCGGTGCCGCTCTACTACCAGCTCGCCCAGCAACTGGAGGCGGCGATCGAACACGGCGCGCTCGCCCCGGGCAACCTGCTGGGCAACGAGATCGACCTGTCGACCCGCCTGGGCCTGTCCCGCCCGACGGTCCGCCAGGCCATCCAGTCCCTGGTCGACAAGGGCCTGCTGGTACGACGCCGGGGAGTCGGCACCCAGGTCGTGCACAGCCAGGTGAAACGACCGCTGGAACTCTCCAGCCTCTACGACGACCTGGAGGCGGCCGGACAGGGGCCCACCACGCACGTCGTACGCAACGAACGCGTACCGGCGACCGCCGACGTGGCCGCCGCGCTCGGCATCGCGGAGGGCAGCGAGGTCACGCTCCTGGAGCGGCTGCGCGCCACCCACGGACAGCCGGTGGCGTTCCTGTGCAACTACCTGCCCCCGGCCCTCCTCGACCTCGACACGGACCGCCTGGAGTCGACCGGCCTGTACCGGCTGCTGCGCTCGGCGGGCATCACCCTGCACAGCGCCCGCCAGACCATCGGCGCCCGCTCCGCCACCGCCGAGGAGGCCGCCCTCCTCACGGAACGCGAGGGGGCGGCCCTGCTCACCATGCAGCGCACGGCCTACGACGACACCGGCCGCCCGGTCGAGTACGGGACGCACATCTACCGCGCGTCCCGCTAC
- a CDS encoding sugar phosphate isomerase/epimerase family protein, with translation MANALDRIRVGSAPDSWGVWFPDDPRQVPWERFLDEVSEAGYSWIELGPYGYLPTDPARLEDEVARRGLSVSAGTVFTGLHRGPSVWESTWAHVSEVAALTQAMGARHLVVIPAFWRDDKTAELLEPPELTGSQWAHLTKGMERLGHEVQEAYGLDLVVHPHADTHLDTEQHVERFLDSTDSELVNLCLDTGHYAYCGGDSVQLIETYGERIGYLHLKQVDPDVLADIVRDEVPFGPAVQRGVMCEPPSGVPELEPVLVAAQRLGVELFAIVEQDMYPCEPDAPLAIAIRTRKFLRSCGA, from the coding sequence ATGGCGAACGCCCTCGACCGCATCCGCGTCGGCTCGGCCCCCGACTCCTGGGGCGTGTGGTTCCCCGACGACCCCCGGCAGGTGCCCTGGGAACGCTTCCTGGACGAGGTCTCCGAGGCCGGCTACTCCTGGATCGAACTCGGCCCCTACGGCTATCTGCCGACCGACCCGGCCCGTCTCGAAGACGAGGTCGCCAGGCGGGGGCTGAGCGTCTCGGCGGGCACGGTCTTCACCGGACTGCACCGCGGCCCGTCCGTCTGGGAGTCCACCTGGGCACACGTCAGCGAAGTGGCCGCGCTCACCCAGGCGATGGGCGCCCGGCACCTCGTCGTCATCCCGGCCTTCTGGCGGGACGACAAGACGGCCGAGCTCCTGGAGCCGCCGGAACTGACGGGCAGTCAGTGGGCCCATCTCACCAAGGGCATGGAGCGGTTGGGCCACGAGGTGCAGGAGGCGTACGGCCTGGACCTCGTCGTGCATCCGCACGCCGACACGCACCTCGACACCGAGCAGCACGTCGAGCGCTTCCTCGACTCCACCGACAGCGAACTCGTCAACCTCTGCCTGGACACCGGCCATTACGCCTACTGCGGCGGCGACAGCGTCCAGTTGATCGAGACCTACGGCGAACGCATCGGCTACCTCCACCTCAAACAGGTCGACCCGGACGTCCTCGCCGACATCGTCCGGGACGAGGTGCCGTTCGGTCCCGCCGTGCAGCGCGGCGTGATGTGCGAACCGCCGTCCGGTGTACCGGAGTTGGAGCCCGTCCTCGTCGCGGCGCAGCGGCTGGGCGTCGAGCTGTTCGCGATCGTCGAGCAGGACATGTACCCGTGCGAGCCGGACGCGCCGCTGGCCATCGCGATCCGCACCCGGAAGTTCCTGCGCTCCTGCGGGGCGTGA
- a CDS encoding ATP-binding cassette domain-containing protein, which translates to MTTSNGSGTHGAILTDTVPENGGRVLVELRNAGKSYGNIRALHGVSLAVRPGKVTCVLGDNGAGKSTLIKIISGLHRHTEGEFLVDGEPVHFTTPRQALDRGIATVYQDLATVPLMPVWRNFFLGSELTKGPWPVQRLDIEKMKKTADEELRNMGIVLDDLEQPIGTLSGGQRQCVAIARAVHFGARVLILDEPTAALGVKQSGVVLKYIAAARDRGLGVIFITHNPHHAYMVGDHFSVLRLGTMELSADRSAVTLEELTNHMAGGTELAALKHELAQVRGVDVEELPEEKDLTVPAADPAEGTP; encoded by the coding sequence ATGACCACCAGTAACGGAAGCGGAACGCACGGCGCGATCCTCACGGACACCGTCCCCGAGAACGGCGGCCGGGTGCTCGTCGAGCTGCGCAACGCAGGCAAGTCCTACGGCAACATCCGTGCCCTGCACGGTGTGAGCCTCGCCGTCCGTCCCGGCAAGGTGACCTGCGTGCTCGGTGACAACGGCGCCGGCAAGTCCACCCTGATCAAGATCATCTCCGGGCTGCACCGGCACACCGAGGGCGAGTTCCTCGTCGACGGCGAACCGGTGCACTTCACCACCCCGCGCCAGGCCCTCGACCGCGGCATCGCCACCGTCTACCAGGACCTCGCCACCGTCCCGCTGATGCCCGTCTGGCGGAACTTCTTCCTCGGCTCCGAGCTCACCAAGGGCCCCTGGCCCGTGCAACGTCTCGACATCGAGAAGATGAAGAAGACCGCCGACGAGGAGCTGCGCAACATGGGCATCGTCCTCGACGATCTCGAGCAGCCCATCGGGACGCTGTCCGGCGGCCAGCGCCAGTGCGTGGCCATCGCCCGCGCCGTCCACTTCGGCGCCCGCGTCCTCATCCTGGACGAGCCCACCGCCGCCCTCGGCGTCAAGCAGTCCGGCGTGGTCCTGAAGTACATCGCCGCCGCCCGCGACCGCGGCCTCGGCGTCATCTTCATCACCCACAACCCCCACCACGCCTACATGGTCGGCGACCACTTCAGCGTCCTGCGCCTCGGCACCATGGAGTTGAGCGCCGACCGCAGCGCGGTCACCCTCGAAGAACTCACCAACCACATGGCCGGCGGCACCGAACTCGCGGCCCTGAAGCACGAGTTGGCCCAAGTGCGCGGCGTGGACGTCGAGGAGCTCCCGGAGGAGAAGGACCTCACCGTTCCCGCGGCGGACCCGGCAGAGGGGACGCCGTGA
- a CDS encoding ABC transporter permease encodes MIMTHPAEPAVTPPPAPSREESDGRTTQRPLALRLLARPEVGVFLGAVAVYVFFLIAAPPVRDGSSMANVLYQSSTIGIMALPVALLMIGGEFDLSAGVAVITSALAASMLSYQLTTNVWVGVVVALLLSLAIGFFNGWVVVKTGLPSFLVTLGTFLILQGVNLAVTKLITSNVATDDISDMDGFGQARKVFASSFGVAGVQVKITIVYWLVFAAIATWVLIRTKYGNWIFAVGGNKESARAVGVPVTFTKISLFMLVGFGAWFVGMHQLFTFNTVQSGEGVGQELIYISAAVIGGCLLTGGAGSAIGPVFGAFMFGMVQQGIVYAGWNPDWFKAFLGVMLLGAVLINLWVGRAATRR; translated from the coding sequence ATGATCATGACCCACCCTGCCGAGCCGGCGGTGACCCCACCGCCGGCGCCGAGCCGCGAGGAGAGTGACGGCCGGACCACGCAACGCCCGCTGGCTCTCAGACTGTTGGCGCGCCCCGAGGTGGGGGTGTTCCTCGGCGCCGTCGCGGTGTACGTGTTCTTCCTGATCGCCGCGCCCCCGGTGCGGGACGGCAGTTCGATGGCCAACGTCCTGTATCAGTCGTCGACGATCGGGATCATGGCCCTTCCGGTGGCGCTGCTGATGATCGGCGGCGAGTTCGACCTCTCGGCCGGTGTCGCCGTGATCACCTCGGCGCTCGCCGCGAGCATGCTCAGCTACCAACTGACCACGAACGTCTGGGTCGGTGTGGTCGTCGCGCTCCTGTTGTCCCTCGCCATCGGCTTCTTCAACGGCTGGGTGGTGGTCAAGACCGGGCTGCCGAGCTTCCTCGTCACCCTGGGCACCTTCCTGATCCTCCAGGGCGTCAACCTCGCGGTGACCAAGCTGATCACCAGCAACGTGGCGACCGACGACATCAGCGACATGGACGGCTTCGGCCAGGCGAGGAAGGTCTTCGCCTCGTCCTTCGGCGTCGCCGGCGTCCAGGTGAAGATCACCATCGTGTACTGGCTGGTCTTCGCGGCCATCGCGACCTGGGTTCTGATCCGTACGAAGTACGGCAACTGGATCTTCGCGGTGGGCGGCAACAAGGAGTCCGCGCGGGCCGTCGGTGTGCCCGTGACGTTCACCAAGATCTCGCTGTTCATGCTGGTCGGTTTCGGCGCCTGGTTCGTCGGCATGCACCAGCTGTTCACGTTCAACACCGTGCAGTCCGGCGAGGGCGTCGGCCAGGAGCTGATCTACATCTCCGCGGCGGTGATCGGCGGCTGTCTGCTGACCGGCGGTGCCGGTTCCGCGATCGGCCCGGTCTTCGGCGCGTTCATGTTCGGCATGGTGCAGCAGGGCATCGTCTACGCCGGCTGGAACCCCGACTGGTTCAAGGCGTTCCTCGGCGTGATGCTGCTCGGCGCCGTCCTGATCAATCTGTGGGTCGGCCGCGCGGCGACCCGGAGGTGA